DNA sequence from the Candidatus Hydrogenedentota bacterium genome:
TGGCCGAAGAGGTCAAGAGCGGCGCATTCCGGCGCGACTTGTACCACCGGCTGGGCGTCTTCGAAATCACGATCCCGCCGCTTCGCGAGCGCAAGAGCGATATTCAACTCCTGGCGAAGCATTTCCACCGCCAGGCGCGCGAGCGCCTGGGCAACCGAACCCTGGGTTTTACGGAGGACGCGCTCCGCTACCTGGAGGGCCAGCCGTGGCACGGGAACGTGCGCGAACTGCGGAACCGGATCGAACGTGCGATGGTAACCGCGCCGACGGAGCGTATCCGGCGCAAGGACCTGGAGCAGAGTCCCGACGCGGCGCACTCGGACGGCGAGCAGCCGCTCGCGACCCTGGAGGAGGCCGAAAAGGCCCACATTCACGAGGCGCTTCTCCGCTGCGATGGGAACATCGCGGCGGCGGCGCAGCTGCTGGATATCGGGCGCAGCACACTCTACCGGAAGGTCAGCGAGTACCGCCTTCTGTAGCCGCGCCGGCGCCGCTCAGCGCTTGCAGTTCGCGCTGGATCTGGCCGGCCGCGCCCGGCGCGAGGTCCGGATCGGCGAGCAGGCGCTGGAAGGTGGCGCGCGCTTCCTCCGCATTGCCGGCGGCGGCCAAAGCCCGCGCGATGCTCCACTGGATCTCCAGGTGATCCGGGAATTCGGCCTCGGCTTCCCGGAGGCGTTCAAGCGCGCCCTCCGCGTCGCCGCCGCGCAGAAGCAGATCGCCCCAGTGGACCGCGCAGGCGGCGCGCTGTTCGCCTTCCAGACAACCATGGGCGCGTTCGAAGAGTGTTGCCGCCAGGTCCCGCCCGCCGAGGGTTGCCGCCACGATCCCCAGATTGAGGGCGCTTTCGCAGGGCGCCCCGACGTCCGCCTGGAGCTGGTCGTAGGCCTCCTGGACCCGGCTGGCCGCCCAGCCATACGCCAGCATAAGCGCAAGGGGGGGCGTCTGTGGGGGTTGCGCGCGCAGCGCGGCGAGCAATACGCGGGAGGCGGCGTCGAGCTGGCCCGCGGGATCGCGCAACACCATGGCGACCGCCTCCACCTGGGGCAGCGGGGTTTCGGCGCGCTCCGCGAGCGCATCGGCGGACGCCAGCAGGGTGTCGTCGAAGTCCTGCCGCCGTTGATGTTTCTCGGTAAACGTGGCGAAGCGGTTCCACAGGTCCGGGCGCATGGGGCCGGCCTCCACGGCGCGGGCCAGGGCGTCGGCGGCGCCTTCGGCATCGCCAAAGCCCTCGTCCAGCACGGCTGCAAGCCAGGACCACGCCTCCGCGAGCTCCGCCCGATCCGCGGCGGACGGGTCGGTGATCGCCAGCAGCATGTCGATCTGCCTGTACAGCACGCCGCGGTATTGATCGAAGCGATCGTGCTGCTTCGCAAACTCGTAGAACGCCGTCCAGGATGATTTGTCTTCCGGGGCGATCTGGATTGCGGCGGCCAATGCCTGGCCCGCCGCGTCCAAATCGCCCTGGGCGGATTCGACCTGCATGATCATGCGGTAGATCTCGGCCGGGTTCCGCGCGCCGCCGTCAATGGCCTCCTGGAAGTGATCGCGGGCGGCGGCCCAGTGCGCGCCCGCCTCATCGGCGCGGTCGGGCTGGTCGCGCTTGAGTATAGCGGCGATCGACTCAACGCGCCCCAGGAGACCGTGCGCCGAAGGCAGGCCGGGCGCGGTCTCCAGAATCGCGCGCGCGTTTTCGCGCGCCGCCTCCAGCCGGTCTTCGGCCACCGGGATCCCGCCTTCCTCGCGCGCAGCGGCCTGCGCGAGCATGAGGTTCGCGCGCCCGGCGGGGAGGTGGTTCAGAAAAGCGTGGGGATTGAGCGCGAGCGCGGTCTCGAAGTGCCGCAGCGCGGCATCGGGCCGCTGCCGGTCCAGCTCGGCCAGGCCCATGTGCCCGGGGATCCTCCAGTTCCAGCCGGCGTGCCCCGCGGCGGATTCGAAGGCCCGCATGGCTGCGTCCAGATCGCCGGCTTGCCGGGCATCCTCGCCCGCATTGAAGTGATACTCGGAGACGAAACGGCGGGTTTCCTGCCAGGTGGCCAGGGCCAGCAGCACGGCGAAGGCGGCGCGCAGCGCGCGGGACCAGCCGGGCGGCAAGGAGGCCGCGTTCTGGCGGTTCTCACGCCAGAGCCCGTCGAGCAGGCCCATCACGATGAAGAAGAGCGCGGCGGTGACGGGTACGCGGAGGTTGAAGCCGAAGAGGCCGTCGATGGCGAAGGCGGCGAAGAAGGCGGCGAAGGCGTAGCCCAGGCGGCGGTGGGCGGGGGAGGGTCCCTGCGCGGCCATCAGCAGGCCAAAACCCGCGCCGAGCACAATCAGGGTGAGGTAGAGCCCGGCGGCCGCGATGCCGCCGTCGATGGCCAGCTCCAGGAGGTCATTGTGCACATGTTCGTTGACCCGCAGCTCCTGCGCGAACCAGGCCTGCTCGAAGGGGGTCCAGTGGGGCGCGTAGGCCAGCGCGTAGACGCCGGGCCCATGCCCAACCAGGGGAGACTCGAACAGCATGCTGGTTGCGCTGACGTAGGATTGGTAGCGGAGGAGCAGGGAGAGGTCTAGGGGGAAGATCTGGCCCGTCCGCAGGTGGGTCATGTACATGGCGCTTCCGGCGGCGGCGAATCCGAGCGCGGCGAAGATCAGGAGCGAGGCCGTTACGCCCAGCACGGGGCGCCGGGACTTGCGGAGGAACACCCAGGAGATCGCCACGAGCGCGGCGGCCCCCGCCAGCGCGATCCAGCCGGCGCGTTGCCCGGTGCTGGCGAGGTGGAAGAGCAGCACGGGCGCCAGCACCCAGGCTGTCCACGCCGCGCCCGAGCGCAACAGGCAGGCGATCATGATCAGCGCGAGAATAATTGCGTGCGCGGCGTAGTTGGGGTTGCCGAAGGTCGCCGGGAGATTCGTGTAGGTATCGCTCGTCCTGTCCTCCCAGGGGAAGGGGTCGAGGCCGGCTTTCTGCGCCACGGCGTACAGCCCGGCCACAAAGACCGCGGTACAGAAGACGGTGAACAGGCGGAGGACCTGCTCGGGCGTCCGGTAGATCTGGCTGGCCAGCCAGTAGAGCGCAAATAGGCCGAAGAATTGCCCGGTCTCGAGCAGGCTGTAGCGGAAGTAGCCGGAAAAGGCGGTTCCGATGGCGAAAAACGCGAGCAGGCAGAGGATGACCTCGGCAAAGATGGCGGGCCGGCGGAGCGGGCGCCCGGTAATCCAGCTGACGAGCACATAGCTGCCCGCGAGCAGCCCCGCCGCCCAGGCGGTGATCAGCTCCTTGATGTGAATCGTCGGATCGTCCGTGCCCCAGTACATGGCGAGCACCAGAACAAACAAATAGGCGGCGAGCGCGAATCGGTAGAACGAATCGAGCTTGGAAGCAGGTTGGCTCACGAGTATCTCCAGGGATCGCGGGCGGCGCGGGGCGACCGGTAGACGCCGTTCCCGCCGGCAAACGGCGAGTTGCGCGCACCGCGAGATGCCGGCGGGGCGTTTCCCCGTATGGGGGGTGAAGTGCGTATGCTACCATTGCCATCCGGGAAGGCGCAATGACTTGCGGCGGGCGGATCTGCTAGGATGCCGCGCATAACCCGCCCACAACCAGGGGCCGCGTATCCGCGGCCCCGCAATGGATTCCATGACAGCAGATACCCCCAGCCCCACCGATTGCGCGCTGGCGCCGGTTGCGCCGCGCGGCGCCTACGAGGTGCTGCTTGCAATCAGCGCAATCGCCTTCCTCGTCCTTGCCGGGGCCTTGATAGGTTACCGCGTGTATGGCGCGCAATTGACGGCCGGTCTCGATGCGGCGTGCGCCGAGGCTTCGTTTCAGGCGGGCCAGAAATTCGAAGCGCAGGGTAACCTGGCGCAGGCGGTATTGAAGTACCGGCAGGCGTTGGGGGGGCGATTCTCGAATGACGAGTCGCGCTTCATGTGCGGGCGGGCAATAGGCGACCTGTTGGTCCGGCAGGGCATGCATGAAGAGGCTACCGAGGCCTACGATGAACTTCCCCCGGAAGCCTTCCGCCTGTCCGGGCACTACACCGGATACGTGACCGCGCTGTGGCGCACGGGCGCGCTGGAACGCGCGCGGAAACTCGGGGAGATTTGGCTGGAGAAAGCGGACGCCGAGGCGGACAGTACGCAGCGCGTCTGGGCCCGCCACGTCCTGCACGGCGTCGCCCGGGAGGAGGGGGACGTCGACGCCGCGCTCCGGTATGGCCGGGACCTGTTGGCGATCGATCCCGGCCACTCGACGGCAAACACGGTCGCGCGCCTGCTGATCGATCGCGGCGAGTTCGACGCCGCGCGCGAAGTCGTCGAGACGATGCTTCGAAACACGGAGAGCCCGGGACTCCGGCGCGCGGGCGAGCGGGTATTGCAGCAGATTGCGGCCGCCGCCGCCGGAAAGTCGGACCCGTGACCCGGTCGCGCGCGCGTTGGCGGGATGCGACGGCCCGATGACACGCCGGATCGCCTTTTGCCACTTCACATCCGACACCTGCGGGGGGTCCGATCGCGCCCTTTTCGATTTGGTGGCGCACCTGGACCCTTCACGCTTCACGCCCTTCCTGCTGCTCAAGGCCGGCGACCCGATGGCGGCGGAATACCGCGCCCTGGGCGCGGAGGTGGCCGAGATCCCGTTTGTCTCCCCGAGGCGCGCGCTGGAATGGCGCAAGTTGACGGCGTTTTTCCTGTGGTTCTGGCCGCACACGCTGCGCGCCGCGCGCCAGTTCCGCCGCTGGAACGCCGATCTGGTACACGTGAACACGAGCACGAACCTGCAAGGGGCCGTGGCCGCCCGATTGGCGCGCAGGCCGTTGGTCTGGCACGTGCGCGAGCTTATCCCCGATTCACGATCCGGCGCCCTGATGCGCGCGATGGTCCCGATCCTCGCCACGCGCGCGGTGGCGATTTCGAGCGCGGTGGCGGCGAGCCTGGAGCGATGCGGCGCACGCCTGCGCACGGTCCCGGACGGCATCGACCTGGCTCGCTACCTGGAATCCGAGCGCACCGGCGCCGTTCGAGCGGAGTTTGGCGTTCCGGACGGCGCGCCGCTCGTGGTGACGGTGGGGCGCCTGGAGCCGTGGAAGGGGCAGGATGTGTTGATCGAGGCGGCGCCGGCCTTGTTTGCCGGCATGCCCGAAGCACATATCCTGATCGTGGGCGGGGCGGCGGTCAACAAGCCGGAATACGCGGTCGCGTTGCAAAATCGTTGCCGGGAACTGGGCCTCGAGGGCCGGGTGCGCTTCACCGGGGTGCGGCATGATATTCCGGCCATACTCGCGGACGCGGACGTCCTGGTGTTACCCTCGGTAACGCCCGAACCCTTCGGGCTGACCGTGATCGAGGCGATGGCGTCGGCGCGGCCCGTGGTGGCGACGGCGGCGGGCGGCCCGCTGGACACGGTGGTGGAAGGGGAGACCGGGCGGCTGGTGAGGCCCGGCGATCCCAATGCGCTGGCGGCGGCGGTGCTTTCCGTGCTGCGGGATCCGGCGGGCGCGGCGGACCTCGGCGAGGCCGGGCGGCGCCGCGCGGTGGCGCGCTATGGCATCGGGCGGCTGGTGGCGGATATGGCGGGTGTCTTTGAAGAATTGACCGCGCGCGGCGACCGGGATGCCGATCGCCGCGCGCGCGTTCGGGACGGCGTTTGAATCGGGGCCGCAAGGCCGCACAGGAACATGGAGAGCGACATGGCAAAGATTCTGGTTACCGGCGGCGCCGGGTTTATCGGCAGCCACATTGTGGACGCCTGTATCGAGGCGGGCCACGTGGTGTGTATCGTGGACGATTTCAGTTCCGGCGTGCACGAAAACGTGAACGCGGCCGCGACGGTTTACGACATGGACATCCGCTCCGGCGGGCTGGCGAGCGTGTTTGAAACGGAGCAACCGTCGATTGTGTTTCACCTCGCCGCGCAGATGGACGTGCGCCGGAGCGTGCAGGATCCCATCTTCGACGCGGGCGTGAATATCCTCGGCGGCTTGAACATGCTGGAATGCGCCGTGGCCCACGGTGTGAAGAAGGTCTTGTTCTCGTCCACCGGCGGCGCGATCTACGGCGTTCAGGATACGCTGCCCGCTTCCGAAGAGGCGATCCCGAAACCGGAGTGCCAGTACGCCGCGAGCAAGCTCGCCTTCGAGCACTATCTCGCGCTGTACGGCCGCCTCTATGGCCTCCGCTACACGATTCTTCGCTTCCCGAACGTCTACGGGCCGCGGCAGCGCGCCGATGGCGAGGCGGGCGTCTGCGCGATTCTCGCCGGACTCATGCTCGACGGCAAGAACCCCACCCTCTACGGGCACGGCATGCCGCTGCGCGACTACGTCTACGTGAAGGACATCGCCCGCGCCGGGCTGCTCGCGCTCGATATGGGCGACGGCGAGACGCTGAACCTCGGATCGGGCGAGGGAACCTCGGTCCGCGCGCTCTTCGATATTCTCAAGAAGGCCCTCGATTTCCGGGGCGAGCCGGTGCTGGCGGACCTGCGCCCGGGCGAAGTCCAGGAGAACTACATCACCGGCGACCGCGCGGCGAAGGTGCTGGGCTGGAAGCCCGAGGTGGGCCTGGAAGAAGGGCTCCGGGCGACCGCGGAATATATTCAGGATAATCGGGGGTAAAGGTATCCCAGACCGGCGCGAGTTTGTGGCCAGGTTCTGGTAGAATCGGAACAGGGAAAACAGGCTGGAGATCCGACAATGACGAGTTCCGAGACGACTGCGGAAGGGTTTGTGGCCATACTGAAGGCGTTGTCAAAAGCCGATCAAGATGCCGTATTGGCGCGAATCGCCTGCGACGAAGAGTTTGGTCAGGATCTGATCGACCTTGCCACGATTGAGGCCCGAAAGGACGAACCCGAGCGGCCATTCCGTGAGTATCTTGAACAAAAGCGGGGCCAATGAGGCGTGCCATATAGCGTCTCTATCAAGCGGTCCGCGGAAAAGGAAATTGACGATCTCCCCGTGGGCATCTTTGAACGGGTGGCGTCGGCTATCCTTGAGCTGGAGGCGGAACCCCGGCCACCTGGGTGCGTAAAGCTTCGGGGAATGGACAAATTCCGAATTCGCGTTGGGTCTTATCGAATTCTATACACGATTGATGATGAGAGGCTTTCAGTCCGGGTGGTGGCCGTGGGACATCGCGGCGATGTTTACCGCAAGTGACTTGACACAGCCTGGAACGGGCATTACTTCGGAGATAACCTGTGAATCGTCTCATGTTTATTGCGATTGGCGTACTATCTAGTCTTGGGACAGGATTCGCCCTGGCCGCCGAGCTTCCCCGCGTCTTCGTTTCCACCGACATCGGCGGGAGCGATCCGGACGATTTCCAGTCCATGGTACACTACCTGGTCTATGCGGACCGCTTTGAAACGGAGGGCCTGATAAGCTCGCCGCCGGACAAGGGGCGCGCGGCGCATTTGCTGGAGGCCATCGACGCCTATGCCGTGGACTACGAAAATCTCCGAACGTGGTCGGCGGATTACCCGGCGCCGGATGCGTTGCGCGCGGTGGTTCGCCAGGGCGCCATCGACCCCCAGGCGGGTGAGACGCCGGAAACACTGAGTGAAGGGGCGGCGCTTCTTATCGAGCGCGCCCGCATGGATGACCCGCGCCCGCTTTATGTGCTGGTGTGGGGCTCCATCACGGATGTGGCGCAGGCCGTGCACGCGGCGCCGGAAATCAAGAAATCGATCCGGGTCTACGCCATCGCGTCATGGAACACCAGCCAGGACCGCAAGGCGCGAGATTACCTCTTCAACCACCACCCCGACCTGTGGTGGATCGAAAGCGAAACGACCTTCCGCGGCATGTACATGGGCGGGAACCAGGCGGGCGAGTGGGGGAACGTGGCGTTTCCCGCGGAGCACGTGGCGGGGCACGGGGCCCTGGGCGCGCTGTTTATGGCGCAGAAGCGGGACATCAAGATGGGCGACACGCCGAGCGTGTTGTACCTGCTGCACGGCGATCCGGCGGACCCCGAGGGCGAGCACTGGGGCGGCGC
Encoded proteins:
- a CDS encoding tetratricopeptide repeat protein; amino-acid sequence: MSQPASKLDSFYRFALAAYLFVLVLAMYWGTDDPTIHIKELITAWAAGLLAGSYVLVSWITGRPLRRPAIFAEVILCLLAFFAIGTAFSGYFRYSLLETGQFFGLFALYWLASQIYRTPEQVLRLFTVFCTAVFVAGLYAVAQKAGLDPFPWEDRTSDTYTNLPATFGNPNYAAHAIILALIMIACLLRSGAAWTAWVLAPVLLFHLASTGQRAGWIALAGAAALVAISWVFLRKSRRPVLGVTASLLIFAALGFAAAGSAMYMTHLRTGQIFPLDLSLLLRYQSYVSATSMLFESPLVGHGPGVYALAYAPHWTPFEQAWFAQELRVNEHVHNDLLELAIDGGIAAAGLYLTLIVLGAGFGLLMAAQGPSPAHRRLGYAFAAFFAAFAIDGLFGFNLRVPVTAALFFIVMGLLDGLWRENRQNAASLPPGWSRALRAAFAVLLALATWQETRRFVSEYHFNAGEDARQAGDLDAAMRAFESAAGHAGWNWRIPGHMGLAELDRQRPDAALRHFETALALNPHAFLNHLPAGRANLMLAQAAAREEGGIPVAEDRLEAARENARAILETAPGLPSAHGLLGRVESIAAILKRDQPDRADEAGAHWAAARDHFQEAIDGGARNPAEIYRMIMQVESAQGDLDAAGQALAAAIQIAPEDKSSWTAFYEFAKQHDRFDQYRGVLYRQIDMLLAITDPSAADRAELAEAWSWLAAVLDEGFGDAEGAADALARAVEAGPMRPDLWNRFATFTEKHQRRQDFDDTLLASADALAERAETPLPQVEAVAMVLRDPAGQLDAASRVLLAALRAQPPQTPPLALMLAYGWAASRVQEAYDQLQADVGAPCESALNLGIVAATLGGRDLAATLFERAHGCLEGEQRAACAVHWGDLLLRGGDAEGALERLREAEAEFPDHLEIQWSIARALAAAGNAEEARATFQRLLADPDLAPGAAGQIQRELQALSGAGAATEGGTR
- a CDS encoding tetratricopeptide repeat protein, yielding MTADTPSPTDCALAPVAPRGAYEVLLAISAIAFLVLAGALIGYRVYGAQLTAGLDAACAEASFQAGQKFEAQGNLAQAVLKYRQALGGRFSNDESRFMCGRAIGDLLVRQGMHEEATEAYDELPPEAFRLSGHYTGYVTALWRTGALERARKLGEIWLEKADAEADSTQRVWARHVLHGVAREEGDVDAALRYGRDLLAIDPGHSTANTVARLLIDRGEFDAAREVVETMLRNTESPGLRRAGERVLQQIAAAAAGKSDP
- a CDS encoding glycosyltransferase, yielding MTRRIAFCHFTSDTCGGSDRALFDLVAHLDPSRFTPFLLLKAGDPMAAEYRALGAEVAEIPFVSPRRALEWRKLTAFFLWFWPHTLRAARQFRRWNADLVHVNTSTNLQGAVAARLARRPLVWHVRELIPDSRSGALMRAMVPILATRAVAISSAVAASLERCGARLRTVPDGIDLARYLESERTGAVRAEFGVPDGAPLVVTVGRLEPWKGQDVLIEAAPALFAGMPEAHILIVGGAAVNKPEYAVALQNRCRELGLEGRVRFTGVRHDIPAILADADVLVLPSVTPEPFGLTVIEAMASARPVVATAAGGPLDTVVEGETGRLVRPGDPNALAAAVLSVLRDPAGAADLGEAGRRRAVARYGIGRLVADMAGVFEELTARGDRDADRRARVRDGV
- a CDS encoding NAD-dependent epimerase/dehydratase family protein, with protein sequence MAKILVTGGAGFIGSHIVDACIEAGHVVCIVDDFSSGVHENVNAAATVYDMDIRSGGLASVFETEQPSIVFHLAAQMDVRRSVQDPIFDAGVNILGGLNMLECAVAHGVKKVLFSSTGGAIYGVQDTLPASEEAIPKPECQYAASKLAFEHYLALYGRLYGLRYTILRFPNVYGPRQRADGEAGVCAILAGLMLDGKNPTLYGHGMPLRDYVYVKDIARAGLLALDMGDGETLNLGSGEGTSVRALFDILKKALDFRGEPVLADLRPGEVQENYITGDRAAKVLGWKPEVGLEEGLRATAEYIQDNRG
- a CDS encoding type II toxin-antitoxin system RelE/ParE family toxin; the encoded protein is MPYSVSIKRSAEKEIDDLPVGIFERVASAILELEAEPRPPGCVKLRGMDKFRIRVGSYRILYTIDDERLSVRVVAVGHRGDVYRK
- a CDS encoding DUF1593 domain-containing protein yields the protein MFIAIGVLSSLGTGFALAAELPRVFVSTDIGGSDPDDFQSMVHYLVYADRFETEGLISSPPDKGRAAHLLEAIDAYAVDYENLRTWSADYPAPDALRAVVRQGAIDPQAGETPETLSEGAALLIERARMDDPRPLYVLVWGSITDVAQAVHAAPEIKKSIRVYAIASWNTSQDRKARDYLFNHHPDLWWIESETTFRGMYMGGNQAGEWGNVAFPAEHVAGHGALGALFMAQKRDIKMGDTPSVLYLLHGDPADPEGEHWGGAYVRPMPDERPNYWRDNPDPALQHKDKPGAVTVSRWREDFLSDWRDRMDRVRAKKGAE